One Triplophysa dalaica isolate WHDGS20190420 chromosome 11, ASM1584641v1, whole genome shotgun sequence genomic window carries:
- the LOC130432022 gene encoding uncharacterized protein LOC130432022: MTDEQLKKYFPSYGDRLAVLAFCRRKTNEPSNRKSKLFERLKSKISQKRKCDDDPVTSQLTTTKNAQKCMRKIEIGWMNYDEGEETFKQVRTRKGGGTRKVHVSKDSQKSDLIQEAIQLFFGDGKNTLGDITDFEVDLKNYKDLSVDENTTVGRLYAETKLPILRFYLTTKKKKHSVSAVEEDLAVTGQELDISSPTEEGTGDPDVVYIGSNAESEVSFLYSTEITSSNLMGNILEDSNIVTLFTEDIINFGDQSLDDTLPLSPVNNTHPEKTKRILVVHRGHVLPELIAHFSDESVLEKDIKIQHIAPDGKLERGHDEGGVVRDCLAEFWNEFYDQCTLGSSFKVPFLRHDFGQQHWESVGRIIVFGWQKEKYLPVKIAPVIMEQVASGCVKSNIIENFLKYVSEPERIVFQAWQSDFNSVDKEELLEVLDVHSCRKMPTENNAEEVLHELAHKKLIQEPAYVIEQWANIFANAVIRIEDISSRYENLQPTVRKVVRSVSFPENMNAQQKEIQRYLTNYLRESSTQGLCRFLRFCTGSDLLVGKNITVNFTEVQGFQRRPISHTCGCVLELSVCYDSYPDFRSEMNKIMESNVWVMDII; the protein is encoded by the coding sequence ATGACTGATGAACAGCTAAAGAAATACTTTCCATCTTATGGTGATCGTCTTGCCGTACTGgcattttgcagaagaaaaactAATGAACCCAGCAACAGGAAATCTAAACTTTTTGAGCGACTGAAATCTAAGATATCACAAAAACGAAAATGTGATGATGATCCCGTAACTAGTCAACTAACGACAACAAAGAATGCTCAAAAATGTATGAGAAAGATAGAAATTGGATGGATGAATTATGATGAAGGTGAAGAAACCTTCAAACAAGTGAGAACAAGAAAGGGTGGTGGCACTCGGAAAGTACATGTATCAAAAGATtcccaaaaatctgatttaattcAGGAAGCAATTCAGCTGTTTTTTGGAGATGGAAAAAACACATTGGGAGACATTACTGATTTTGAGGTTGATTTAAAGAATTACAAAGATTTGTCTGTGGATGAAAACACTACAGTTGGAAGACTCTATGCAGAAACCAAACTGCCAATTCTGAGATTCTACctcacaacaaagaaaaaaaaacattccgtTTCAGCTGTGGAGGAAGATTTGGCTGTGACTGGGCAGGAATTGGATATCTCTTCACCAACAGAGGAAGGTACAGGTGACCCAGATGTGGTTTATATTGGGAGCAACGCAGAATCAGAGGTGTCTTTCCTTTATTCCACAGAGATAACTTCTTCTAACCTAATGGGAAACATTTTAGAAGACAGCAACATTGTCACTCTGTTTACTGAAGACATTATAAACTTTGGGGATCAAAGTTTGGATGATACGTTACCTCTGTCACCTGTTAACAACACACATCCTGAAAAAACAAAGAGGATTTTAGTAGTCCACCGTGGCCATGTACTCCCAGAGCTCATTGCTCATTTTTCTGATGAAAGTGTGTTAGAAAAGGACATAAAAATTCAACATATTGCACCGGATGGGAAACTTGAGAGGGGCCATGATGAAGGAGGGGTTGTAAGAGATTGCCTTGCAGAGTTTTGGAATGAGTTTTATGACCAATGCACTTTGGGCAGTTCTTTCAAGGTGCCATTCCTTCGCCACGATTTTGGACAACAGCACTGGGAAAGTGTAGGTCGTATCATTGTCTTTGGATGGCAAAAGGAAAAATACCTTCCTGTGAAAATTGCTCCAGTAATCATGGAGCAGGTCGCTTCTGGATGTGTAAAAAGCAATATCATTGAAAATTTCCTGAAATATGTATCTGAGCCAGAACGAATAGTGTTTCAAGCATGGCAGTCAGACTTTAACAGTGTTGATAAAGAGGAATTACTCGAAGTCTTGGATGTCCACAGCTGTAGGAAAATGCCTACAGAGAATAACGCAGAAGAAGTCTTACATGAACTTGCTCACAAAAAACTAATCCAAGAGCCTGCTTATGTCATTGAACAGTGGGCAAACATATTTGCAAATGCTGTCATCCGTATTGAAGACATTTCAAGCAGGTATGAAAACTTGCAGCCCACAGTGAGGAAAGTTGTAAGGTCTGTTTCTTTTCCAGAAAACATGAATGCCCAGCAGAAGGAGATTCAGAGGTACTTAACCAATTATCTTAGGGAGTCCAGCACACAGGGTCTGTGCAGGTTTCTTAGATTCTGCACTGGTTCAGATCTTTTGGTGGGAAAAAACATCACCGTTAACTTCACAGAAGTTCAAGGATTCCAAAGAAGACCCATTTCACACACATGTGGCTGTGTTTTGGAGCTGTCTGTTTGTTATGATAGCTATCCAGACTTCAGATCTGAGATGAACAAAATCATGGAATCAAATGTGTGGGTGATGGACATAATATAA